From the Ferrigenium kumadai genome, one window contains:
- a CDS encoding prepilin-type N-terminal cleavage/methylation domain-containing protein, translating into MGVVALRKGKPLISPAPCLQQGFTLIELLVVLVVMGIALGMVVVQLMPDNRAALREEAQRLALLLENAGMEARASGHPLAWSSEKNGYRFWKKNDYGEWVRLEDDAIFRPYTLPAGLGIAEVSVEGQPLKHGELMSLHAFSFTLPFHISLTGEHASASVTGSSTGAVYSKLDNEN; encoded by the coding sequence GTGGGAGTTGTAGCACTCCGTAAGGGGAAGCCTCTCATCTCCCCCGCCCCTTGCCTCCAGCAGGGCTTCACGCTCATCGAGCTGCTCGTCGTGCTGGTGGTGATGGGCATCGCACTGGGGATGGTGGTGGTGCAACTGATGCCGGATAACCGCGCCGCCCTGCGCGAAGAGGCGCAGCGCCTCGCCCTGCTGCTGGAAAATGCCGGGATGGAAGCGCGGGCCAGCGGCCATCCGCTGGCCTGGTCTTCCGAAAAAAATGGCTACCGTTTCTGGAAGAAAAACGACTATGGAGAATGGGTCCGCCTTGAGGACGATGCGATATTCCGTCCTTACACCTTGCCTGCCGGGTTGGGTATCGCGGAGGTCAGCGTGGAGGGGCAGCCATTGAAGCACGGCGAGTTGATGTCGCTGCACGCATTCTCGTTCACCCTGCCTTTCCACATCAGCCTGACCGGCGAACACGCCAGCGCCAGTGTGACAGGCAGCAGTACGGGAGCGGTGTACTCCAAACTGGATAACGAAAACTGA
- the gspI gene encoding type II secretion system minor pseudopilin GspI, with protein sequence MTKNRPQLAQCGFTLLETLVALAILAIAMAAILRTAGTETRHAEELRLRLLADWVAQNRLALHAARGDWLAVGTQAGEDTQAGVRLLWREDISATPNPAFRRIEVGVFSPDDEQHALRKLTAYLVEQRRL encoded by the coding sequence ATGACAAAAAATCGTCCTCAATTGGCACAATGCGGCTTCACCTTGCTGGAAACGCTGGTCGCGCTCGCCATTCTTGCCATCGCGATGGCGGCGATATTACGTACGGCGGGCACGGAAACCCGCCATGCGGAAGAATTGCGTTTGCGTCTGCTGGCAGACTGGGTGGCGCAAAATCGTTTGGCACTGCATGCCGCTCGCGGCGACTGGCTCGCGGTAGGTACGCAAGCCGGCGAGGATACGCAAGCAGGAGTCCGCCTGCTGTGGCGTGAAGACATCAGTGCCACGCCCAACCCGGCGTTCCGCCGCATCGAGGTGGGGGTCTTTTCCCCGGACGACGAGCAACATGCATTGCGCAAGCTGACCGCGTATCTCGTCGAACAACGGCGCCTCTGA
- the gspJ gene encoding type II secretion system minor pseudopilin GspJ, with protein sequence MTHRSRGFTLIELLAALVIMALLSIAGYRGLDAVLQTREHIAQETRKWQHLAFCFSRLEQDVAQAIHRPVQDQDGRTQPEWVGRTVAVANNEAELTFTRTGVPGEGENMLAPQRIGYRLQQGSIVLLRWPFPDQAPRTEPVRYPLLEGVREFHLRHLDTNGNWLEQWPSEETAGNLPTALEVAVTLASGEKITRVFALQ encoded by the coding sequence ATGACTCACCGCTCCCGTGGCTTCACATTGATCGAATTGCTGGCGGCGCTGGTCATCATGGCGCTGCTGTCTATTGCCGGTTATCGCGGACTGGATGCGGTGTTGCAAACGCGCGAGCACATCGCGCAGGAAACCCGCAAGTGGCAGCATCTGGCCTTCTGTTTTTCACGCCTGGAACAGGATGTGGCTCAAGCCATCCATCGCCCGGTACAAGACCAGGACGGGCGGACCCAGCCGGAGTGGGTGGGTCGCACCGTGGCAGTGGCGAATAATGAGGCGGAACTGACATTCACCCGCACCGGGGTTCCTGGCGAAGGCGAGAACATGCTGGCACCGCAGCGCATCGGCTACCGCTTGCAGCAGGGCTCTATCGTCCTGCTACGGTGGCCTTTCCCGGACCAGGCGCCGCGTACCGAACCTGTACGCTACCCACTGCTGGAAGGAGTCCGCGAGTTCCATCTGCGCCATCTCGATACCAACGGAAACTGGCTGGAGCAATGGCCGTCCGAAGAGACGGCCGGCAACTTGCCCACAGCACTTGAAGTGGCAGTGACGCTTGCCAGCGGAGAAAAGATCACACGGGTGTTCGCACTGCAATGA